In Paraburkholderia aromaticivorans, a single window of DNA contains:
- the tnpC gene encoding IS66 family transposase, with translation MPDHAPLPQTVAELHALVLEQQASMAKMRQEIAERDREIVERDQELERLKAQIDKLRRMHFGRKSEQVDRQIDRLETQLEDLAAGSGVADVRRARARASSSGASAASAKEALPPHLPREERVLEPDSICPKCDNAMDLLGEDVSEQLARVTAMFKVIRTIRRKRICSSCGHIGQRPMPGLPIERSIAHPSLLAEIIVSKYANHTPLYRQSEIAARDGVRLDRATMARWVGQCEELCRLLTEALRRYTMSAAKLHADDTPIPVLAPGNKKTKTGRLWVYVRDDRRSGSSEPAAVWFAYSPDRKGIHPQTHLAGFEGVLQADGYAGFNELTESGKVRLASCWDHARRYVFNVHETAPSGTTKQWLDMIGDLYEIEAAIRGKPPDERRRVRQEKSNPLLGVLEMSMREKRATLWPKAPLVEAINYALNRWDGLTLFCDDGRVEISNVLAENALRCVALGRRNFMFAGSDSGGERAAAMYSLIGSCKLNNINPRAYLEFVLTHIADHQANRIDELLPWNVAKHLRPSTPASL, from the coding sequence ATGCCTGACCATGCGCCGCTTCCGCAAACCGTTGCCGAGCTCCACGCCCTGGTGCTCGAGCAGCAGGCATCGATGGCAAAGATGCGCCAGGAGATCGCCGAACGCGACCGGGAGATTGTTGAGCGGGACCAGGAACTTGAGCGCCTGAAGGCACAGATCGACAAGCTCAGGCGCATGCACTTCGGTCGTAAATCCGAGCAGGTAGACCGACAGATCGATCGGCTCGAAACCCAACTTGAGGATCTGGCAGCGGGCAGCGGCGTTGCCGATGTTCGCCGTGCGCGCGCTCGTGCATCAAGTTCAGGCGCGTCTGCGGCATCCGCAAAGGAAGCCCTGCCGCCCCATCTGCCACGCGAAGAACGCGTGCTCGAGCCCGACTCCATCTGCCCAAAATGCGACAACGCCATGGACTTGCTCGGCGAGGATGTATCCGAACAACTCGCGCGCGTCACAGCAATGTTCAAGGTCATCCGCACGATCCGCCGCAAACGGATCTGCTCCAGTTGCGGCCATATAGGGCAACGTCCCATGCCGGGGCTGCCAATCGAGCGCAGCATCGCGCATCCGAGCTTGCTGGCCGAGATCATCGTTTCGAAATATGCGAACCATACACCGCTGTATCGGCAATCCGAGATCGCGGCGCGCGACGGCGTCCGTCTCGATCGGGCCACCATGGCGCGCTGGGTCGGGCAATGCGAAGAACTCTGCCGGTTGCTGACTGAAGCGCTGCGTCGTTACACGATGTCGGCTGCGAAGCTCCACGCGGACGACACGCCGATCCCGGTGCTCGCGCCCGGCAACAAGAAAACCAAAACGGGCCGGTTGTGGGTCTACGTGCGCGATGATCGACGCTCTGGTTCGAGCGAACCCGCTGCTGTCTGGTTCGCGTACTCGCCGGACCGCAAAGGCATCCACCCCCAGACCCATCTTGCCGGATTCGAAGGCGTCCTTCAGGCGGACGGCTATGCCGGCTTCAACGAGCTGACCGAAAGCGGCAAGGTTCGCCTGGCATCTTGCTGGGATCACGCGCGCCGATACGTCTTCAACGTCCATGAGACAGCCCCGTCGGGAACCACGAAGCAATGGCTCGACATGATCGGCGATCTCTACGAAATCGAGGCTGCTATCCGCGGCAAACCACCCGACGAGCGGCGACGCGTCAGGCAAGAAAAGAGCAACCCGTTGCTCGGGGTCCTCGAGATGTCGATGAGGGAGAAACGAGCGACGCTTTGGCCGAAGGCTCCATTGGTCGAAGCGATTAACTACGCTCTGAATCGCTGGGATGGACTCACGCTGTTCTGTGACGACGGCCGCGTCGAGATCAGCAACGTGCTCGCCGAAAATGCCTTGCGCTGTGTGGCCCTTGGACGGCGCAATTTTATGTTCGCGGGCTCCGACAGCGGTGGTGAGCGAGCCGCCGCAATGTATAGCCTGATCGGCTCGTGCAAATTGAACAACATCAATCCACGCGCCTACCTGGAATTCGTGCTCACGCACATTGCGGATCACCAGGCCAATCGCATCGACGAACTATTGCCCTGGAACGTCGCAAAGCATCTCCGCCCATCTACACCTGCCTCGCTTTGA
- the tnpB gene encoding IS66 family insertion sequence element accessory protein TnpB (TnpB, as the term is used for proteins encoded by IS66 family insertion elements, is considered an accessory protein, since TnpC, encoded by a neighboring gene, is a DDE family transposase.) yields MRSGFPALAAKVQTALEENPLGGDVFIFRGRRGDLVKILWATDDGLWLLAKRLSRGRFVWPQADGGKIYLTSAQLSMLLEGIDWRQPRRTAALSML; encoded by the coding sequence ATGCGTAGCGGCTTTCCGGCTCTTGCCGCGAAGGTGCAAACGGCACTCGAAGAGAATCCGCTCGGCGGCGACGTGTTCATTTTTCGAGGGCGTCGCGGAGATCTCGTAAAAATTCTGTGGGCAACCGATGACGGACTATGGCTTCTCGCGAAGCGGCTTTCGCGCGGACGGTTTGTCTGGCCACAGGCTGATGGAGGCAAGATCTATCTGACGTCTGCGCAGCTGTCGATGTTGCTGGAAGGCATCGATTGGCGACAACCCCGTCGTACGGCCGCATTGTCGATGTTGTAA
- the tnpA gene encoding IS66-like element accessory protein TnpA, with product MGSEEKPASGTRKGSPNHSPEFRRRLAAAACEPGVSVSKLAREHGINANMLFKWRRRYRAEQAAETTELVPVMVVSDVPVAITPTSSVEPETVKPTRTIGTIEVRIGRAVVKVDGAVDAETLRTVLKSVRSSSACQRVRACGSRRA from the coding sequence TTGGGATCAGAAGAGAAGCCAGCGTCGGGAACACGTAAAGGCAGCCCGAACCATAGCCCAGAGTTTCGACGTCGCCTGGCCGCGGCTGCATGTGAACCAGGCGTCTCGGTTTCGAAACTCGCCCGGGAACATGGCATCAACGCGAACATGTTGTTCAAGTGGCGGCGGCGTTACCGTGCGGAGCAAGCTGCCGAGACGACCGAGCTTGTTCCGGTGATGGTCGTGAGCGACGTGCCGGTCGCCATCACGCCTACATCTTCGGTCGAACCGGAGACGGTGAAGCCAACCAGGACCATCGGCACGATTGAAGTTCGAATTGGCCGGGCGGTGGTCAAGGTCGATGGCGCAGTTGACGCCGAAACGCTGCGTACGGTGCTCAAGAGTGTGCGATCGTCATCGGCCTGCCAACGGGTACGCGCGTGTGGATCGCGGCGGGCGTAA